Proteins encoded within one genomic window of Phototrophicus methaneseepsis:
- the cysK gene encoding cysteine synthase A has product MKIADNVTQLVGNTPLVRLNRIAEGSQAQIVAKLEYFNPAHSVKDRIGVAMIEAAERDGLIHENTHIVEPTSGNTGIALAMVCAQRGYKLTLIMPETMSKERRKLLRAYGANLVLTPGPGGMGAAIAKANEMAAEDPKVWIPQQFENPANPDVHRRTTAEEIWNDTEGAVDFVVAGIGTGGTITGIGEVLKARKPELKMVAVEPAGSAILSGGEKGPHPIQGIGAGFVPEVLNTQIYDEIVRVEGEDAFDTARRMATEEGLLVGISSGAATWAALQVAARPENAGKLIVVIIPSFGERYLSTPLYAHLED; this is encoded by the coding sequence ATGAAAATTGCAGATAACGTGACCCAGCTCGTTGGCAATACCCCGCTGGTTCGTCTGAATCGCATCGCAGAAGGCAGCCAGGCACAGATCGTTGCCAAACTGGAGTACTTTAACCCGGCGCACAGCGTCAAAGATCGCATCGGTGTAGCGATGATTGAAGCTGCTGAGCGTGATGGCCTCATCCATGAGAACACGCACATTGTCGAGCCGACCAGCGGCAACACAGGCATTGCCCTGGCGATGGTTTGCGCTCAGCGCGGTTACAAGCTGACGCTCATCATGCCAGAGACGATGAGTAAGGAACGTCGTAAGTTGCTGCGCGCCTATGGGGCGAATCTGGTACTGACCCCTGGGCCTGGCGGTATGGGTGCTGCCATTGCCAAAGCCAATGAAATGGCTGCTGAAGACCCTAAGGTGTGGATTCCACAGCAGTTCGAGAATCCGGCTAACCCGGATGTGCATCGTCGTACCACTGCTGAAGAAATCTGGAATGATACCGAAGGCGCCGTCGATTTTGTGGTGGCGGGCATCGGTACAGGTGGCACCATCACCGGCATTGGCGAAGTACTCAAGGCACGTAAGCCGGAATTGAAGATGGTCGCTGTTGAGCCGGCTGGCTCAGCGATTCTTTCCGGCGGCGAGAAGGGACCCCATCCCATCCAGGGTATCGGCGCGGGCTTCGTTCCGGAAGTACTGAACACCCAGATTTACGATGAGATCGTCCGCGTAGAAGGGGAAGATGCCTTTGATACAGCGCGTCGTATGGCGACAGAAGAGGGCTTGCTTGTGGGTATTTCATCAGGCGCGGCGACATGGGCAGCCCTGCAGGTCGCTGCTCGCCCGGAAAATGCAGGTAAGCTGATCGTCGTGATTATCCCGTCCTTTGGCGAGCGCTACCTCTCCACGCCCTTGTACGCGCATTTGGAGGACTAA
- the typA gene encoding translational GTPase TypA, with the protein MTQIRNDLRNIAIIAHVDHGKTTLVDGMLKQTKVFREGAKTEERILDSNALERERGITILSKNTAITWNDIKINVVDTPGHSDFGGEVERVLNMVDGALLLIDAVEGPMPQTRFVLRKALELGLRVIVVINKVDRPHARVEEVLNETFDLFIELGATDEQAYFPVVYAIGLDAVAGYEADNLAEDLTPLFETILKEVPPPEIEPDAPARLLVTTLEYDNYKGQLGIGRLRSGTLTRGMPVVRITPNGERHSGKLDYLFTHHNLTKQDVDVVHAGDIVAFGGLPELGISDTIAHPDVTEPLPAIRVEEPTVRMTFGVNTSPFAGREGRAGWGTSRRLRERLYNEVRHNVALRVSEGESSERFIVSGRGELHLGILIETMRREGYEFEVSKPEVIYHEDPATGQMMEPVEEVHIEVADDSSGIVFEMMGSRKGKMLNMRNQHGTTYLTYLAPTRFLLGFQPQFLRATSGMGQFHSLFYDYEPVIKELPPQRSFGSLVAMEMGTATGYALSHLQARGTFFIDAGVEVYEGMVIGEHIRSEDLDVNLTKSKGLTAVRTKNYADEVRVKAARTMSLDDWIEFMADDELLEVTPESLRLRKRILNAEKRIKDRKGKEKMLSS; encoded by the coding sequence GTGACACAGATACGAAACGATCTGCGCAATATTGCGATTATCGCCCACGTCGATCACGGCAAGACGACGCTAGTGGATGGCATGCTCAAGCAAACGAAGGTCTTCCGCGAAGGTGCCAAAACGGAAGAACGTATTCTGGATTCCAACGCGCTGGAACGCGAGCGCGGCATTACAATTCTCTCGAAAAACACAGCAATCACCTGGAATGACATTAAGATCAATGTCGTTGATACCCCCGGCCACTCCGACTTCGGCGGTGAGGTGGAGCGCGTGCTGAATATGGTCGATGGCGCTTTACTGTTGATTGATGCTGTCGAAGGCCCGATGCCACAAACACGCTTTGTGCTGCGCAAAGCCCTGGAACTGGGCTTACGTGTGATTGTTGTCATCAACAAGGTGGACCGTCCCCACGCCCGTGTGGAAGAAGTGCTCAACGAGACATTCGACCTGTTCATTGAACTGGGCGCGACCGATGAGCAGGCTTACTTCCCGGTGGTCTATGCGATTGGCCTGGATGCTGTCGCAGGTTATGAAGCTGATAACCTGGCTGAAGACCTGACGCCGCTCTTTGAGACCATCCTCAAAGAGGTGCCGCCGCCAGAAATCGAACCGGATGCCCCGGCTCGCTTGCTGGTCACGACACTGGAATATGATAATTATAAAGGGCAGCTAGGTATTGGGCGCTTGCGCTCTGGTACGCTGACGCGGGGTATGCCTGTTGTGCGCATTACGCCCAATGGCGAGCGCCACAGCGGCAAGCTGGATTATCTCTTTACGCATCACAACCTCACCAAACAGGATGTGGATGTGGTCCATGCAGGCGATATTGTCGCTTTCGGTGGTCTGCCAGAACTGGGTATCAGCGATACCATTGCACATCCAGATGTCACCGAGCCGCTCCCTGCGATCCGCGTGGAAGAACCGACTGTCCGCATGACCTTCGGCGTGAATACGTCGCCGTTTGCGGGTAGAGAAGGCCGCGCAGGCTGGGGGACTTCTCGCCGCTTGCGGGAACGTCTCTACAATGAAGTTCGCCATAATGTGGCGCTGCGCGTCTCCGAAGGTGAAAGCTCGGAACGTTTCATCGTCAGCGGGCGCGGTGAACTGCACCTGGGTATTCTGATCGAGACAATGCGCCGCGAAGGCTATGAATTTGAAGTCAGCAAGCCGGAAGTGATCTATCATGAGGACCCGGCGACGGGCCAGATGATGGAACCGGTTGAAGAAGTCCATATTGAAGTCGCTGATGATTCATCCGGTATTGTCTTTGAGATGATGGGTTCGCGTAAGGGCAAGATGCTCAACATGCGTAACCAGCACGGCACCACCTATCTGACTTACCTGGCACCCACGCGCTTCTTGCTAGGCTTCCAGCCGCAGTTCCTGCGTGCGACCAGTGGTATGGGCCAGTTCCACAGCCTGTTCTACGACTATGAACCCGTCATCAAAGAACTGCCGCCTCAGCGCAGCTTTGGCAGCCTTGTCGCTATGGAAATGGGTACTGCAACCGGTTATGCGCTCTCTCACTTGCAAGCTCGTGGGACGTTCTTCATTGATGCAGGTGTTGAGGTATACGAAGGTATGGTCATTGGTGAGCATATCCGCTCGGAAGACCTGGACGTCAACCTGACAAAATCCAAAGGTCTGACGGCTGTGCGTACCAAGAACTATGCCGATGAAGTCCGTGTGAAGGCGGCCCGGACGATGAGCCTCGATGATTGGATCGAGTTCATGGCTGATGATGAATTGTTGGAAGTGACGCCGGAGAGCCTGCGCCTGCGTAAGCGCATCCTCAATGCTGAAAAGCGCATCAAAGATCGCAAGGGCAAAGAGAAAATGCTCTCCAGCTAG
- a CDS encoding glycoside hydrolase family 78 protein, which produces MTEINHLICEYRSNPLGIDVTKPRLGWQMQTDRQGARQTAYRILAASTPEGLHNEDADLWDTGRIESDQSIHVPYKGLSLTSRQRVYWCVIVWDETDEASQSAPAWFEMGLLDQADWQAEWIGGELRGGPRSTIPAPYLRKSFMLPAPVQSARLYTTAIGLYECSMNGEIIGDDIFTPGWTDYQTRIQYQVYDVTELIHQGENTFGAILGDGWAVGHVGWGNRQQYYERPCLFAQLEVTLEDGSQHIIVTDASWKYHYGPLLENDFQMGESYDARLEMPGWNESGFNDDAWSYVETFDNPEVVLVATNGPTVKRIEEVKPISGPDGEANSNRPRYIFDMGQNMVGYVRLKGSAPAGTTVVLRFAEVLNPDGSLYTTNLRQARATDSYTFKGEGEEIWQPRFTFHGFRYVELNGYPGEVTTETITGVVVHSEMAQTGDFECSDPLLNQLQHNIVWGQKGNFVDVPTDCPQRDERLGWTGDIQVFVRTAAFNMDIAGFMTKWARDVRDAQGEAGNIPPVVPHMISELREDGGPAWADAAIICPWTIYTCYGDVRILEENYDVMKRYMDFIIEASPGYIRCAPDYEGWLGFGDWLSINADTPRDLIGTAFLAYDADLMSRIAGLLGYADDAVTYLNLFEAARQAFQNRFLAGTQAEKEALSEGALRMIEDADSISRGNLQAVDYGPIASEVFNTDLFTPTQTAYILALHFNLLPEDLRSQAVDELVSDIERRDRHLSTGFVGSPYLPHVLSENGRLDVAYALLNQKTWPSWLYAVTQGATTIWERWDGWTEENGFQDPGMNSFNHYAYGAIGAWLYNTVAGLEVDTSQPGYKHFLVQPKPGGGLNDAKATLKTLYGEVTSQWQFAGGTFKLNVTIPPNTSATVILPPDIGQEVTINGDPVRGNAFDLLAGHYAFKVM; this is translated from the coding sequence ATGACGGAAATAAATCATCTTATTTGTGAGTATCGATCAAATCCACTTGGCATTGATGTAACCAAGCCGCGCCTGGGCTGGCAAATGCAGACAGATCGTCAGGGGGCACGTCAGACCGCTTACCGTATTTTAGCTGCCAGTACACCAGAGGGCTTGCACAATGAAGATGCTGACCTGTGGGATACGGGCCGGATCGAGAGCGATCAATCCATCCATGTGCCCTACAAGGGGCTGTCCCTTACATCAAGGCAGCGCGTCTACTGGTGTGTGATCGTCTGGGATGAGACGGATGAAGCGTCCCAAAGTGCCCCGGCCTGGTTTGAAATGGGCTTGTTGGATCAAGCCGATTGGCAGGCGGAATGGATCGGTGGTGAACTGCGGGGTGGCCCTCGCTCCACAATCCCCGCGCCGTATCTTCGTAAGTCATTTATGCTGCCAGCGCCCGTACAATCAGCTCGTTTATATACGACCGCCATTGGCTTATACGAATGCTCAATGAATGGTGAAATAATCGGCGATGATATTTTTACCCCTGGTTGGACGGATTACCAGACGCGTATTCAGTATCAGGTCTATGATGTGACCGAATTGATCCATCAGGGTGAGAATACATTCGGCGCGATATTGGGGGATGGCTGGGCTGTTGGGCATGTTGGCTGGGGGAATCGCCAGCAGTACTATGAACGTCCTTGCTTATTCGCTCAATTAGAAGTGACGCTGGAAGATGGCAGCCAGCACATCATCGTTACAGATGCTTCCTGGAAGTATCATTATGGCCCTCTGCTAGAAAATGACTTCCAGATGGGCGAATCTTACGATGCCCGTCTAGAAATGCCCGGTTGGAATGAATCCGGCTTCAATGATGATGCCTGGTCGTACGTGGAAACTTTCGACAATCCGGAGGTCGTCCTCGTCGCCACCAACGGGCCAACCGTTAAGCGCATTGAAGAAGTGAAGCCAATCTCCGGCCCGGATGGGGAGGCAAATAGTAACCGTCCCAGATATATCTTCGACATGGGCCAGAACATGGTCGGTTACGTTCGCTTGAAAGGCTCGGCACCTGCCGGGACGACGGTTGTCCTGCGCTTTGCGGAGGTCCTTAACCCGGATGGCAGCCTGTATACCACCAATTTACGGCAGGCGCGTGCAACGGATAGCTATACCTTCAAAGGTGAAGGTGAAGAAATATGGCAGCCCAGATTTACGTTTCATGGCTTCCGCTATGTGGAACTCAACGGCTATCCGGGTGAAGTCACCACGGAGACGATTACAGGCGTTGTCGTCCACTCCGAGATGGCCCAAACTGGTGATTTTGAATGCTCGGACCCGCTGCTTAACCAGCTACAGCACAATATCGTCTGGGGGCAGAAAGGCAACTTCGTTGATGTGCCGACCGATTGTCCACAGCGTGACGAACGCCTGGGCTGGACGGGTGACATCCAGGTTTTCGTACGGACAGCCGCTTTTAACATGGACATTGCAGGCTTTATGACCAAATGGGCCAGGGATGTCCGCGATGCTCAGGGCGAAGCCGGGAATATCCCGCCGGTTGTGCCCCATATGATCAGCGAACTACGTGAAGATGGCGGCCCGGCCTGGGCGGATGCAGCTATTATCTGCCCGTGGACCATCTACACTTGCTATGGCGATGTGCGCATCCTGGAAGAAAACTACGATGTGATGAAGCGCTATATGGACTTTATTATTGAAGCCAGCCCTGGCTATATTCGCTGTGCGCCGGATTATGAGGGATGGCTTGGCTTTGGGGATTGGCTTTCTATCAATGCGGATACCCCGCGTGATCTCATCGGGACAGCTTTTCTCGCTTATGATGCGGATCTCATGTCGCGCATTGCGGGCTTGTTGGGGTACGCTGATGATGCTGTGACTTATCTCAACTTGTTCGAGGCGGCTCGTCAGGCTTTCCAGAATCGCTTCCTGGCGGGAACGCAGGCAGAAAAAGAAGCGCTCTCTGAAGGTGCTCTGCGGATGATTGAAGACGCGGATTCGATTTCTCGCGGGAATTTGCAAGCTGTTGACTACGGCCCGATTGCCTCTGAAGTTTTCAATACAGATTTGTTCACCCCCACACAGACAGCCTATATTCTGGCGCTGCACTTCAATTTGCTCCCAGAAGACCTACGTTCACAGGCTGTTGATGAGCTTGTTTCCGACATTGAACGGCGTGATCGGCATCTTTCTACCGGGTTTGTCGGTTCTCCTTATCTGCCGCATGTCCTCAGCGAAAATGGTCGCTTAGATGTGGCCTATGCCCTGCTGAACCAGAAGACATGGCCTTCCTGGTTGTACGCTGTCACGCAGGGTGCGACCACGATCTGGGAACGTTGGGATGGCTGGACAGAGGAGAATGGATTTCAGGACCCAGGTATGAATTCATTCAATCACTATGCCTACGGGGCGATTGGCGCATGGCTTTATAACACTGTCGCCGGTTTAGAAGTCGATACCAGCCAACCAGGCTATAAGCACTTCCTGGTCCAGCCAAAACCGGGCGGTGGATTGAATGATGCCAAAGCCACTTTAAAGACGCTCTATGGTGAAGTGACATCTCAGTGGCAGTTTGCAGGCGGGACGTTCAAACTCAACGTCACGATACCCCCCAACACGTCCGCGACAGTGATCCTACCACCCGATATTGGGCAGGAGGTGACCATCAATGGCGATCCTGTCCGTGGCAACGCCTTTGATTTGTTGGCAGGTCACTATGCCTTTAAGGTGATGTAA
- the epsC gene encoding serine O-acetyltransferase EpsC → MWRSLREDVACVFQRDPAARSRLEVILFYPGLHAIWLHRVANWLWHHRLRLLGRGLSQFARWLTGIEIHPGATLGPRLFIDHGMGVVIGETAEVGADVTIYHGVTLGGVSLSHGKRHPTIEDNVVIGAGAKVLGAITVGENSRIGANAVVVKDVEPEAVVVGVPGKVVKRKTHPIAVDLQHDQLPDVLSDRIDLLLSRLQRVEELLRDNEEAEEAQAAQIDYMI, encoded by the coding sequence ATGTGGCGCTCGCTCCGTGAGGATGTCGCCTGTGTGTTCCAGCGTGATCCCGCTGCGCGTAGTCGGCTGGAAGTCATCCTGTTCTACCCAGGGCTGCATGCCATCTGGCTGCATCGCGTGGCGAACTGGCTGTGGCATCATCGCCTTCGCCTGTTAGGCCGTGGCCTATCGCAGTTCGCACGCTGGCTTACGGGCATTGAAATTCACCCTGGGGCGACACTGGGGCCGCGCCTGTTTATTGATCACGGGATGGGCGTCGTCATTGGCGAAACTGCCGAAGTCGGTGCAGATGTAACGATCTATCATGGCGTTACCCTGGGCGGGGTGAGTCTCTCCCATGGTAAACGCCACCCGACGATTGAAGATAACGTCGTTATTGGCGCAGGTGCCAAAGTATTAGGAGCCATCACAGTGGGAGAAAACAGCCGCATCGGTGCGAACGCCGTTGTTGTCAAAGATGTCGAGCCGGAGGCCGTTGTTGTCGGTGTACCGGGCAAGGTCGTGAAGCGCAAGACGCACCCGATTGCGGTTGATTTACAGCATGACCAACTGCCCGATGTGCTCTCTGATCGGATTGACTTGCTGCTAAGTCGCTTGCAGCGCGTAGAAGAACTGCTGCGCGATAATGAAGAAGCGGAAGAAGCTCAGGCCGCCCAGATCGACTACATGATCTAA
- a CDS encoding mandelate racemase/muconate lactonizing enzyme family protein, with the protein MKITDVEALVLDTGKDYPDPSQAVEAHGVRFISLLKISTDEGITGWADIETQPHVGKAIVDAPSGGQIGFESLRAALIGEDPLEHERLWQKMYRYLAYYGRQGVGMHMISGADIALWDIAGKALNQPVCKLLGAKYHDKIKAYASTLFRPTPDDMKRAVAGYLEQGFKAIKFGWGAFGHDLALDTRLVQAARAEAGPDVDLMVDGGWYGIGYDDPFRPRAVKDWIRLIDVLEAAQIYWLEDFLHPENFAGYGEVSQATRTLRIAAGEQLSGYLEFERLATEGHVHTLQPDLSRCGGLTVGRQIADMAQRRAIDCVPHAWLTDLLKAASLHLNAYIMNSHYLEYNVSSASLLNNLCKEKISMVDGYIPVPQGPGLGVEVDEAMVAKFQVV; encoded by the coding sequence ATGAAAATCACGGATGTCGAAGCGCTGGTACTCGATACTGGCAAAGATTACCCAGACCCCTCCCAAGCCGTAGAAGCGCATGGGGTCCGGTTTATTTCCCTGCTGAAGATCAGCACGGATGAAGGCATCACAGGCTGGGCAGACATCGAAACGCAGCCCCATGTGGGCAAGGCCATTGTCGATGCACCCTCCGGCGGGCAGATCGGTTTTGAATCGCTGCGCGCCGCATTAATCGGCGAAGACCCATTAGAACATGAGCGCCTATGGCAGAAGATGTATCGTTATCTAGCCTACTATGGCCGTCAAGGTGTGGGCATGCATATGATCTCCGGCGCAGATATTGCCCTGTGGGATATTGCAGGCAAAGCCCTGAACCAGCCTGTCTGTAAGCTCCTGGGTGCTAAATATCACGACAAAATCAAAGCATATGCCTCAACACTTTTCCGCCCAACCCCGGATGATATGAAACGTGCTGTCGCGGGTTATCTGGAGCAAGGCTTCAAAGCGATCAAGTTCGGCTGGGGGGCGTTTGGGCACGATCTGGCATTGGATACGCGCCTTGTACAGGCAGCGCGTGCAGAAGCAGGCCCGGATGTAGATTTGATGGTTGATGGCGGTTGGTATGGCATCGGCTACGATGACCCATTCCGCCCAAGGGCCGTCAAAGATTGGATCCGGCTCATTGATGTGCTGGAAGCAGCACAAATTTACTGGTTGGAAGATTTCCTCCATCCTGAGAACTTCGCTGGCTATGGCGAAGTCTCCCAGGCGACGCGTACGCTCAGGATCGCAGCAGGCGAACAGCTATCCGGGTACCTGGAATTTGAACGACTGGCGACTGAAGGGCATGTTCATACGCTCCAACCGGATTTATCCCGATGTGGCGGGCTCACGGTTGGCCGCCAGATTGCAGATATGGCTCAGCGGCGTGCCATTGATTGTGTGCCCCATGCATGGCTAACAGATTTGCTGAAGGCTGCGTCTTTGCATTTGAACGCTTACATCATGAATTCGCACTATCTCGAATATAACGTCTCATCGGCTTCTCTGCTGAACAATTTGTGCAAAGAAAAAATCAGCATGGTCGACGGTTATATCCCGGTCCCGCAAGGCCCTGGCCTCGGCGTCGAAGTCGATGAAGCGATGGTGGCAAAGTTCCAAGTAGTATGA
- a CDS encoding RraA family protein, which yields MFDNDVELSQFIKESLYVSVVCDVLDSLGYRNQAMHQRLRPLLPDMYNCGFVGRARTVRWMETDYVVEDDPYGLELDLMDSLQSGDVVVHSTDHGGTNAPWGELMSTVAKRNGAVGAICDSQIRDCIRIIEMNFPVYYAGIRPLDSKGRARVMDYDVPVMCGGVLVHPGELIFADFDGIVVIPQKVEEEVLRLAHLKACSEDASRKDLLAGKSLKEVYATYGVL from the coding sequence ATGTTTGATAACGATGTTGAATTGTCTCAATTTATCAAAGAGAGCCTGTATGTCTCTGTTGTCTGCGATGTGCTGGACTCCCTAGGCTACCGTAATCAGGCCATGCACCAGCGGTTACGCCCCCTCCTGCCAGATATGTACAACTGTGGCTTTGTTGGGCGTGCCAGGACTGTCCGCTGGATGGAGACAGACTACGTCGTAGAAGATGACCCGTATGGGTTGGAACTCGATTTGATGGATTCACTACAATCCGGCGATGTCGTCGTGCATTCAACAGATCACGGTGGCACAAATGCCCCCTGGGGAGAGTTAATGTCCACAGTGGCGAAACGTAACGGGGCTGTCGGAGCCATCTGCGACAGCCAAATACGCGATTGTATACGCATCATCGAAATGAACTTCCCTGTTTATTACGCGGGCATCCGGCCTCTGGATAGCAAAGGGCGCGCCCGCGTCATGGATTACGATGTCCCTGTGATGTGCGGCGGCGTTTTAGTCCATCCTGGAGAACTCATCTTTGCCGATTTTGACGGCATCGTCGTAATACCCCAAAAAGTTGAAGAAGAAGTCCTGCGCCTGGCCCACCTCAAGGCATGCTCAGAAGATGCCTCTAGGAAAGACCTCTTAGCAGGCAAGAGCCTTAAAGAAGTCTACGCAACTTACGGCGTTCTCTAA
- a CDS encoding hybrid sensor histidine kinase/response regulator — translation MAKILVIEDENLLREEILEWLTLEDYDAVGAPDGMAGLQAVRDQLPDLIVSDITMPKLDGYGVLLELNATPTTAGIPFIFMTARASQEDIRQGMNLGADDYITKPFTRLELLQAIETRLQKRAVYRYDYENQVDKWHQAFIDEREERLLQGKLVAMFAHDFRIPLSIIMSSLGLIRNYAHALTEERREKHFDRVEASVHQLTQMLDDMLLYAQMGSGRFNFEPEVLDVGEFLQGIVDEFRVIHDDVYHINYENRLYEDYRIDTRLLRQVATNLISNAIKYSPHNSRIDVSISEQAGDLVLLVEDNGIGIPEADQGKLFELFHRASNVGEVKGTGIGLAIVKRALDLHGGAIKLESKLSQGTRVTVNIPAQALSRTQSA, via the coding sequence ATGGCGAAGATTTTGGTGATCGAAGATGAAAACCTGCTCAGGGAAGAAATTCTGGAATGGCTGACGCTTGAAGATTATGATGCTGTTGGCGCGCCAGATGGCATGGCAGGGCTTCAGGCTGTGAGGGACCAGCTACCGGACCTGATTGTCTCCGACATTACTATGCCGAAGCTGGATGGTTACGGCGTTTTGCTAGAATTGAATGCAACCCCCACAACAGCCGGCATTCCTTTCATCTTTATGACAGCCCGTGCTTCCCAGGAAGACATCCGCCAGGGGATGAACCTGGGCGCAGATGATTATATTACCAAGCCCTTCACCCGTTTGGAGCTGCTGCAAGCGATAGAGACGCGCCTGCAAAAACGTGCTGTCTATCGCTACGACTATGAAAATCAGGTTGATAAGTGGCATCAGGCTTTTATAGATGAGCGCGAAGAACGCCTGTTACAGGGCAAGCTGGTTGCGATGTTCGCCCATGACTTCCGCATTCCCTTGTCTATTATCATGTCATCGCTTGGGCTAATTCGTAATTATGCCCATGCTCTGACGGAAGAGCGCCGCGAAAAACACTTTGATCGTGTCGAAGCATCCGTACACCAACTGACGCAAATGCTTGACGATATGCTGCTCTATGCGCAGATGGGTTCAGGCCGTTTTAACTTTGAGCCGGAAGTCCTGGACGTCGGGGAGTTCTTGCAGGGTATTGTGGATGAGTTCCGTGTCATTCATGATGACGTTTACCATATTAACTATGAAAATCGGCTGTATGAGGATTATCGCATTGATACGCGGTTGCTGCGTCAGGTTGCGACCAACCTAATCTCTAATGCCATCAAATATTCACCTCACAACAGCCGTATTGACGTATCAATATCTGAACAGGCTGGCGACCTCGTTCTGCTAGTTGAGGACAACGGCATCGGCATCCCGGAGGCGGATCAGGGTAAACTCTTTGAACTGTTTCATCGGGCGTCAAATGTTGGGGAAGTCAAAGGGACAGGCATCGGGCTTGCCATCGTCAAGCGGGCGCTGGATTTACATGGCGGGGCCATCAAGTTAGAAAGTAAGTTGAGCCAGGGCACACGAGTGACTGTCAACATACCGGCTCAGGCGCTTTCTCGTACACAAAGCGCCTGA
- a CDS encoding bleomycin resistance protein has protein sequence MAKEVTIPALPCASISETLVFYTALGFEITYQQERPNTYGCVKRGEIDLHFFSMKGYEPENSYSTCLVLVEDADALHDVFKTGLRQQYGKVPRAGIPRLTRPSNNNVAGERRFNVIDPGGNWIRFIQQASDTKEAPENAGPTTKLGRAIRAAGLLFDSKGDSTAAAQMLDKALAHDDTDTTVIERVRAWLLRAEIAISMQENDVAQQLITKVQQQDLTPEEKEALHTELEQLKDIEDTLRPS, from the coding sequence ATGGCAAAGGAAGTTACAATACCGGCCCTACCCTGTGCTTCGATCAGTGAGACATTGGTATTCTACACAGCACTGGGATTTGAAATTACGTATCAGCAAGAGCGCCCTAATACTTATGGGTGCGTCAAGCGCGGTGAGATTGACCTGCACTTCTTTTCGATGAAAGGCTACGAGCCGGAAAATTCTTATAGTACCTGCCTTGTCCTGGTAGAAGATGCCGATGCGCTGCATGATGTCTTTAAAACAGGGCTACGTCAGCAGTACGGCAAAGTGCCCCGAGCAGGCATTCCCAGGCTGACCCGGCCCAGCAATAACAATGTCGCAGGCGAGCGCCGCTTTAACGTGATTGATCCAGGTGGCAATTGGATCCGCTTTATTCAGCAAGCATCAGACACAAAAGAGGCACCGGAGAACGCAGGTCCAACCACGAAGTTAGGCAGAGCAATCCGTGCCGCAGGCCTATTGTTCGATTCTAAAGGGGATAGCACTGCTGCGGCCCAGATGCTCGATAAAGCACTAGCCCACGATGATACCGATACGACCGTCATTGAGCGCGTGCGCGCATGGCTCTTACGAGCAGAAATCGCTATCAGCATGCAAGAAAACGACGTTGCTCAACAGCTTATCACAAAGGTCCAGCAGCAAGACCTCACGCCAGAGGAAAAGGAGGCCCTGCATACAGAACTGGAACAACTCAAAGATATAGAAGATACGCTCAGGCCTTCATAA